The Manis javanica isolate MJ-LG chromosome 14, MJ_LKY, whole genome shotgun sequence genomic interval TATCAAGCACCTCCTCCTCGTGCTGCTCCTCATCTTCCTGGACTATGCAGTCTTTTGGGTGCTTGACCTGGCCCGCTACCAGCTGCAGGGGGAGGTCGTGGCCCGCAGTGAGCACCTGCACCTCCCCGACCCATCCCCTGCCCTTGGGCTGCTGCTGCaccctccccatcttcctcaaTCCAGTGACTGTTCCCATGTCACTGTTACTCACACCAGCCCCTGAATTCTCCCCTTTTCCAACTCTACCCTCCGCCTGATAACCCCTGAGTCCAGTTCAAGATTACACACTAATGGTGTAGTTAAAAACATGAGTTCTACAGCTAGACTGGCCTGGGTTCCGATCCCAGCTCGGACCCTTCCTAGAAGGTGACCTTCCACAAGTTGCTGAGCCTCCTGaagcttcagtttcctaatctgaaCAACCGGATAATAATGGTGGCAACCTCTCTGGGTTGCTCTAAGGAGTAAACATGCATTGAGTGCTGGGTAGACCACTGATGAAAATGTGCCACAAAGCACGAGATCTAATTAATCTGATCCTGTGTACAGAGGTCCAactgagaaagtaaaaaaatacccCAAACAATCAATAAAACACTTAGTCTAGTACCTATGACACAGTTAGTGTTTAGCAAAGGCTTTACAGTACATGCCTCTGGGTGGTCGTGGAGTCAGGGGATGGAATCACTGACCATTAAGGTAATTTCAGATCTGGTGGCCTGAGCAGGCAGACCTGTGCCAGCCAGCTCTGGACCATGGAACCAGGTGCCAGGGGCTGCAGTTGGGGCCCAGGACACCCCAAGGGTGCCTGGGGCATCACAGCATGGCACCATCTCTGTGACCTGCACTGCCCTGTTCTCACCTCCCAGGAGGTGCCCCTCACACACTGTcttggtgccaggccctgtggtAGTATCCATAACCGTGGAAGGCACTGGCTACACTGGGAAGATTTACCGTGACCTAGTGTCAGCATTTGATGTCCTACAGCAAGGCAACGTCAGTATCTTGTCCCGGCGCTGTCTCCTGCAACCCTCGGAGCCGGACACCACTGGTTACACAGTTATTGGTATCAGCCACATCTCTGGGGGCACTGGGGAAACAGACACCATTCAGGGCATTGGGGCACAGGGATGTGAGGGATGTGTGGCTGGCAGCCTGTGCCCGCTGGCTTTGGCTTACTGTCTCTGTTGTGTCCCCAGGCATCCTGTATGGCCTGTGCTTCTTTGTTACTCTGTTTGGCAAGTATGTCAGCCGGCTGCGGCGGGTCATCTGTGCCTCCTACTATCCATCCCGGGAGCAGGTGAGGGGTCCACCGCCAGTCCCTACTTCCCTCCCCAGGATTCTAAGCTTGTGGCtgtctgtcttggttttggggaGCTTGGCGTCCTTCAGCAGCCCCAGCCCTCTCTCCTCTGGGTGAATCCCAGAGCAGATTACCACGAAGTAGGTCTCTGGACCCCAGGGGGCGCTGGGAGATGTGGTGCCTCTTGGAGCAGAGCTTCCTGAGACAGAGCTCGCTGCCAAAGCTTGGCTGAAACCGTGGGAAGCTGGGGCACCGCGTGTGGTGAGGTGCGAATGGAAGCTCTGACGTTTGTTTACTCATTTACAaatcatttactgagcatctattgtATGCCAGTCACTGAGCCAGACACAGTCAGGAGCTCACAGTCTTGAGGCAGGCCAAACAGGCTTTTAACAAGacattacaattaaaaaatgggtttgTTTTTAAGGAATGAATAACACGCTGGGGAAACTCAGAGGAGGCAGTAGGTAGGTAATCCTACCTGAGCAAGTccagaaggcttcccagaggaacaGGCGTTGAGCCAAGCCTAGAGGGATTCACAGGAGTTGGACAAAAGGCAGAGGCCGAAGGAGTGGGGTGGGTGCAGAGAGCAATTCCAGGCATGTGCAACAGGACTAAGGGGACTCCATCCCTGCTCTCCCTGCCACCAGGAGAGGATCTCCTACCTCTACAATGTCCTTCTGAGTCGCCGAACCAATCTGTTGGCTACCCTGCACCGTGCGGTGAGGCGGCGGGCAGCTGACCAAGGCCAAATGAGTGTCCTGCAGATGCTGGCCAGGCGGTGAGCCCACTGTCATTCCTTATAGGAGTGGGTGAGAGGGGACAGAAAAGGAGCCAGAGGTCAGAATGGATCACTGTCCCAACTGACTGTCCAGAGGTTTAGTTGAACAGGGTGCCTATTTCATGCCATTCAGGCACTGAGAGGGAGAATTAGGGATAAGAATTCTTAGGGATGGGGAGTGAAGGAAGAAGGACAGGAAACAGAGGTTGTTGCAACAGTCAGAGGGATGGAAGTTAGACTGCAGAAAGGCCTACCCTTGGTTTGGAGGGTGGCGCTGGAGATGGGGAGGTCTAGGTTGGCTGGGCTGGCCTGCTTGGTATCTGGGACCACTCTTTTCAGGTGCTCCTGCCTGGCTCCATTTATCAGCCACTTCGGGCAGCCCCAGACCTACTGCCTGGGCTGTGGGCAGCCCCAGGACAGTGAGGACGCGGAGAGCTCTGTGTCCTGCAGTACCCCAGGCTGCCGAGGTGGGCCTCCTGGGGAGCATGCCTCTCCCTGAGGGGACTCACCTCATTTGTGTCCGACAGTCACCTGTGATTCTTCCTTTACGGACTTGTCCTGTACCTCACCTTCtgcacccctccctcccttcagtaCTATAAATGTTCTCATTTACAGAGAACCCTCGGGTAGCTCTTTTTTCCCTGTGTTTGCCTTAATTCTCCCATGTTTGAGCAGAATAGATGCATGTGGCATTACAGCAATTCCTTAGGGTGCACCGTTTGCCCAGGGTGGTCCCcccaggagtggggtggggaaggcaggcgCTGGAAGCCAGGGGGCGCAGTGGATGGGTAGGAAAGTTCGAGCTCACCTCCTtcccgccgcccccgccccggcCTCTAGGTCTCTTCTGCCGCACCTGCTTCCGCCTCCTGGACAACACCTGCTCTGTGTGTGCAGCTCCTCTCTCCTACCAAGGCAAACTGGACCTGGAGATGTGAGTCTCCAGTGAGAGGGGTGACTGGCTGGAGTCTGAGGGGACAGTGGGAGCAGTCACCCCTCCCCCAGGTCCTCTGTGGGCCGCTGAGCTAGGAAGCTTCTCCAGGGACTCCAGTGACGAAGAGGACCCCCGGCTGTGGCTGGCCGCTGCTCGCAGAAAGGACCCAGAGCAGGAGGTGTTACTGCGGCAACAGCTCCAAGAAGCCCTGGGCAGAACCCTTTCAACAGAGTCCAGCTCTGAGTTCAGGTGAGCAGAAAGCAGGCGGAGATGGCGCCGGGGAAGGGAACATGCTCTGTCACATTTACAAAGGGTTTCTTGGGTGCCTGGCCCTCTGCTAGAGCTGGAGACAGAGATGAATGGAGGGAAGGGAATGGAGGTTTGCCGGGTGCCTGCTCTGTGTCAGCACCCCTTCCCTGGAGGAGCCCGTAGCATGGTGGCAAGAGTGACATCAATTAGATAAGTGACAGCGGTGGCGAGAGCAGCACAGACAGACTGCCAATTTGCGATGGGGATCTATGATGAAAGCTTCATAGAAGAGGTGAAAAAAGGTGGATTTGGGGGCAACCTGGTGGTTTGTTAGGTTGAGGAGCAGAGGAAAGCATCCTAGGGGAGGCCTGTGTGAATTTGGAGAACGCGAGACATTTAGGAGCTTAGTGCCTAAGGTGCGGATGTGTGTCCGGGTGGAGACCTCAGAGGATGCTGGGAGATGAGCGTGGACGTCAAGATGGGGAGAGATGAGACAGCCTTAATTGTCATTTGAAGATCCTTAGTCAGAAGGTGACAAGTTCCTATTTGTCTTTGAGGACAAGAAGTTAAGAACACAGTATGGAGGCTGGTAGGAGCCAGGGGATCAGAGGGGAGGCTGTCGTGGCTCAGGAGAAGCTGGTGCAGCCTCAGGATTGAGGTGCTGAGGGTGACCAGGGGTTTATGTGAGACTGGGTGGGTGCTAGGATGAGAGGCGTGACAGGAAGGAGGAGTGGCCCACATGGAGACCTTTGTGGCATCTGCAGGGAGTCCAGCTGGAGATGCCTAGGGGACAGTTAGAAAAGGGAAGAGCTCTGGGTCAGAGGCATAGTTTGGGGATTGCCAACCTAGAGACTAAGAGAGGGGGAGCTGGAGCATTCTGGTGGAGGGCAtggcaggagaggaagaggggagagggtCAGACCCAGAGGGGCTCCATCCCAAACCAAAGATGGGAGAGGCCCACGGACACTTGGCCATGCAAACCAGATGCTGTGAGACCGATCAAGTAGGACGAGGACTGAGGACCAGCCCTTGAACTTGGCAGTCAAGAGATCACTGGCGTGGCtcatggaaatatttttcatggCATCGGGAAGGCCAAAACCAGATCATGATGGGTTGAGGGGTGGCTGGTAGGGAAGACTTAGAAACAGAAACAGGGTACATGGCTCTGCATCACTTTTACAAGTttgataattcttttttaaaacataactgctgtggttaaaaaaaaaaaaaagaacttgaggAGGGAGTTAGCATCACAGCAAGAATAGCTTGAAGGGAATCCAACACTAAAGGGTTTTTCTTTATCCAAGGATAGGGAGAATTGAGCATTTAGGAGGCAAAAaagagctggagagagaaggaagctggGGTTGGGTTCCGGGCCACAGGGACAGGGTGGCCTTGGGTAGGAGCAGGCTTGCCTGTGGCAAGAGGGCAGAAGGGACATTCTTTGGGACAGAGTTGCACCTGCTCCAGGCTGGCAGCTTCACTTTTCTCTGGTGGGAAGGAGGCAACACGACTGCTGAGAGAGCAAAGAAGGGGACTGGTAGTGGAATGAAGGTTTCAAGGTATGGGTGGTAGAGGCTGAAATACCTGCCTTGGGGAATGTGCAAAGAAGCCTGCTGGGGAGGCTAAGGGATTTCTGGGTAGAGTTAAAGTCCTGGATGATGTGGGAAATCATAACCTCTAACGATGGACTCTGGTGCACTTGGTTAGGCGGTTTTCTTAGGCAAAAGTGGTAGCCATGAATAGCATTTGAGGGTTGAAGGCTTTTTCTGGGCTGGCCAGGGGAAGGACAAGATGGGGAGAAAATTGGGGTGTCTTCAGCAAGAGTGTCTTAGGTGACTGACCCTGGGGAAAGGAAGGCGCTGAGATCCCAGTGGGGTAGTTTAGGGTCTGTGTTTCAGTAATGTGTTAGAGCAGGGGCTGTGGGCAGGAGGGACACAGAGACTGGACTATGGCCAGGGAAGAGTTCTGGGATAAACCCAGAGTGGCCCAGGTTAAGGGCATGTTCAGGTGGGAGCAGAGGTGAAGGTTGTTATGGCCAAGGAGGTCGATTCCAAGGCGAGAGAGTTAGAGAAGCCCTCCAGTGAGGTGGCTTCTGGCCACACAAGCAGCTCAAGTCTGGTTCTGGCCCTCTGGAAGGTGTGGCAGGGTATGTGGGAGGCCCGGGGAGGTGGCTGCAGCCCTGGTTGGTTGCGTAGCTGCCGTGGGACCCCGTGGCTTTGCCATACGCCATGGGCCAGCCATGTTGAGAAAGACAGACAGTCTCCACTTGGAAGGATTGCAAAGAAAACTGTCCAGTGAACACATTCTGGCATGAATGGGGCAAAGGAAGTAGGGATGAGGTGAGAGGTCAAAGGGGAAGCAAAGCTTTATTTTTAGATGCTCAGGAGGGCTCAGTGGAGTTAAAAGCTGGAGTCTTGGACAGATATTATCCCTGAGGTCTCTCCTGGTTCTGTCCTTATTAGCCAAATGACCTTGTGCAAATCACTGCCCCCTCCTCTCTCAGCATCAGCCTAAATCAGAAGATACCTACAGTCATGGACTGGTGTGCCTCAGGGGTGGCAAATAACAGGAGCCACATGTGAACAGATGgggcggggcaggggcaggaaTACACCTGTGAAAACAGTGTTGGTGAAAGCGTCACTCCCTCTCTCCTCACTAGTGACCCGGATGAAGAGAAGGGGCTTCTGCAGAGGACACACAGGTAGCAGCTCCACCTGCGCTCCAGTCTGTCAGCATTTCCCCACTAACCACCTCGGAAATCCCCAAAGCAGCCCTGCCCAGCTTCAGAAGCCTCAGTCCCTCTGTCTTTCATCTCCTTCTCCTCCTGATCCCTCCCACCTACCCCCAAAATAAAGCAACCAAAGATGGAGACAAGTGTGAatcttaaattattattatttcttcctgtcGCTTACACCCAAggttggggggcaggggaaggggagaggaacGGGAGAGGGGGGATTGCCTCCCCTCCTAAGGCACTGAGTGGAGAAGCCacaaggggaggagggaggtcaCGCTGCCCTCACTCCCTGGGGCTAGGCCCCAGgtctccccagccctgggctcccccaTCACCTGAAATGCTAAGATGAGGCCCAGGGCAACCCGACCTTCCCCACCCCAATATATTacatcatcattttttaaatagatacagGGACTGGTCCCGCTACCCCTCACTGTGACCCCCCCAACTATTGGGGGTACCTGGGCAGCTGTGCAAATGGGCATGGGGGCGCGAGGGAGGGAGAGCACCCGGCCCCTGAACCTGCCCCtattaggagggggaggggccgccAGGCCAGGGAGGGGAATAGTGCAAGGCAGAGCCCAGGCCGCAATGGGGGTCCAGCACCCAgcgaggaaggggagggagattCCCCCGCCCCCAGCAAATTGGGTAGTTAAAAATCTGAAACTAGATTTCAACAAGGCCGAAAGAAGAGGCTATGTACAGAACCGGATGGATCCAATCGTAAAGGGAGACTGAAGGGATTACTACCCGTCCCCCGACCCCACAGGAAGCCAGGCTAGCAAGGGGCAGGGAAAAGGACTCCTTTCCCACAGGCCCGCAGCCCCCTCTCCCAGCGGCTAATCAAGAAGCTATTTGCCCGCTGCCTTGGCAAGGGGGCGCCGCTCACCAGCTGCGGTGGTTGAGATGCGCGGGGCGGCTCGCCCCAAGTGGCCGCCGGGGGCGCGCGCCCGAGCAGGGCACGGCCGCCAGATGGCGCCCGCCCGCCCAAGGCTCGCCAACCCCTCACCCGGTCCCACACCCTGCGCCGCGCCAGCCCGGGGGCGGCGTGAGTCAGgggcggcagcggtggcggcggctCCGGCTCGCACCTGGGCGGGGAGGAGAAGAGGGTAGGACGCCACCCGGCCCGCCCTGCCCTCTGGCCTCGGGGAGGGAGCGGCGGGAACAAGACATTCCCTGCCTGGGGACGCGGGAGGGGCGGCCAGGGGCGGAGAGCTGAGCGGAGCTGCTCCCCTAGCTGGGCGGGGCCCGTCCCGTTGCCCCCAGGGGCGGGCGAGCCAATCAGGCCACCCCGCCCCCTTCTCCTCCAGGACCCCATGACTCAGCGCTGGGAGCAGGGCGGAGGGGGACTAGGATGGCTCCTTCCTTACAGGCCCAGTCCCCGGGTCTTTCAAGCTTCTACCTTGCTTTCCCCCACCTACCCTTCCTTTGCCGCCCCCTTTGCATAATTCACTGTCAGGAAAAGGGAACAGAAACCAGGAAGGAGGGGTCtcggaagggaagggaggggcagtCCTTCACCCCCTTACACAGCCAAAACCCCAAGGGGCATGGGGGCGGGGCAAGGCTTTGGtcccaagccccccaccccctagAAACCCGCATAGCCGAAGAGGGACCCCACAAATCAGAAATACATTATTGCTTCTACTCCCCAGGAGCAgctggggacagggaccccactttTACAATCGAGCTGTAGATATATACATAATATCATATGTATCACTCCTTGGGAGATCACCCCAATCTGGGGAGCCTCTGCCCCAAAACCTTCTCAGCTTGGAACTGGAATGAGGGCTCTGGGGTGTAGGGGCTGATTTCTGATGCCAGGGAGGCTCAGTGCCCCGACCCCAGCTCTGTCCTGTACACTCCCACTGCTTGGCATGGGCACCCCAGCCTTGTGCTGCTCCAGCCTGGCCACTCATCTCTCTTTAAGAGGACTCCATGGCACCTTCAGCCTGAGGCGTGGTGGGTGCCCCCTCTTCTTCATCATCATCGGGGGGCCCTGGAGTGGAGACTGGGGGCCCGGTAGGGGCTGACTGCTCCCAGAGTCGAGCCAGAGAGAGGCGGAAGTTGTCCAAGTGGCCATTGGAGAGGTCAAGGCCAGCAGGGGACGGGGTGGTGGCAGAGGGTGGTGGGTAGTGGGGAGGCGCATCGTCCTTGCGGCGCCGCCGGGTGCGCACCTCCAGACAGTTCTGGCCCTTGAGGTGGCGCTGCAGGTGGTCCTCCTTGGCGAAAGCCTTGTGGCACAGGTGGCACTCATAGGGCCGGTCCCCCGTGTGCAGGTGCATGTGGTTCTTGAGGTCGTAGCTGTGCAGGAAGCGGGCTGGGCAGTGCGGGCACGAGTAGGGGCGCTCTCCGGTGTGCTTCCGCATGTGGATCTTCAGCTTGTCATTCCTGGCACAGGCAGGGGTGAGGGGCAAGATGTTCAGGATGGGATGGGTTTCCAGGCCTTGGCCAATTTCCGTCCCTCACCATTTGTTTTCCTATTGCTACCCCAGGATACCTTTGCTGACTTGCCCCTAGCTTAACCAGGGCACCCACTCCTCTGTGTCCACAGCCTTCTCGGACGCCATATCTTTCCTGTCCCAGAACCACCTCCCTTGACTTTCTTTCCCCTGGTCTCTTCTCTTTCAGGGAAGCCACACACACCCCCAGTCCCTCTAACATCACCCACCTCCACACCTCAGGGCTCCTAACGTGTTTCTCCCTGCCCTGACATGGCCCCTGCTGGGCCCCGTCCGGACAGGTACTCACCGAGTGAAACGGACACCGCAGACTTCACAGGCGAAGGGCTTCTCGCCCGTATGGGTCCTCATGTGGCGAGGCAATTTGCCTGCCCCATGGATGATCTTGTGGCAGACCGGGCACTCCTGGGGCATCTGGGAGCGACGTTTGCGCACCAGCTTGTCCTGGCCATCTAGGCCGGGTGCCAGGGTGTCCTGGTGCAGAGAACTCAGGTAGGCCATCAGGTCAGGGTCAATGGCATCCTCATCCGAGCCCAGCTCCTCTGGGGAGAGCGGGAGCCCGCTGCCCTGCGCCAGCCCGTAGGCTGGGGGATATACcagctcttcctcttcttcctcacccTCATAGGCCTCGTAGTTCAGGGACCCCTCCAGGGGCGAGGCAGGCCCTGCTGGGGGGCTGTAGCTGTCCCCCAGCCCACTGCCCCCACTGTTGCCCACTCTGCCTGCCACCTCCTCTTCCTCATAGGTCAAGGGATGGGTGGGCACTGTGGGCACCTCGGGTACCAGGTGGTTCGCCCGGGCCCCCTTGGTCTGCAGGAAAGCTTTTCGGGGCTTGCGGCTGCGGCGGGCAACAGGCCGaggtggcggtggtggtggtgggaggggcacATGTGGAGGGCTGTCTTCGCCGTTGGGAACTCCTGAGGCCGTAGCCTTGGCGAAGGCCTCCAAGTACTGGCGGGCTCGCTCACAGTCATCCTCGTCGGGGCTGGGGGCTTCTAGCCCGCTACCCTGCAGAATCTCCATGCAGGCGGCGATGACACAGGGGATCTCCAGCAGCCGGGCAGCCTGGAGCACGGCCGGCATATTGGCACTGCTGGTGGTCAGAGTGGCTGTGTAGGCAAACTCGAGCAGGGCACCCAGCGCTTCTGGCCCCACAAAGTCCAGCTCACACACGCCGGCCCCTGCTCCCCCAGAGGCTGTCccgccaccccctgcccccatgatggccccaccaccaccctccgTGAAGAGCTTCTTGAAGTAGTGGCTGCAGGCAGCCAGCACAGAGCGGTGGGTGCGATATTCAAGGCCCTGCGTCCGGATGGTAAGATCGCATAGGTGGCCCAACTGGCGCTGCTCGTTGAGGCAGCTCAGGAGCTCACTGCTGTGGTCTGGGAATGGAATCCCGATCAGGTCGTCCTCGGGGCTCCCCATCTCCTGTGGGGTCAAGTAGAGGGGGAGTTTAAGAGCACTCAGACCTGCAAGGGGGTCCACGGCCAGCACTGATACTCTTCTAAGCATTCACCCCCATTTAATCTTCCACAACCCTCTAAGGAAGGATTATCAtccatttcacagacaaggaacCTGAGGTACAGGCAGTGAGGTGACCTTCCAAGTTAAGGGCACATGGGCGTCCAAACCCAGGCAGTGGGCCCAGAGCCCATACTCTCTCTTCCGCCTCTGTTAGGGCAGGAGCCCTGATTCCCTGGCCCTTTCCCGGAGACCCATCTGCTTCACCTGCCCCATTCCCCATCCCCTTGGAAGAAACCCTGGACAGGGAGAGGGGATGGAGGCCTGGGTCCTCGATCAGGCTCCATGAATAAGTGGCCGAACGGTTCTGGGGGGCTCTGGCAGCCAGTCTCAGGCATCTGAAAAGTGGGGTAACTGTGATGGAACTTCCTCACAGCCCAGAGAGGCACCAGTGGGTTCAGATTCACGTTGGACCAAGGTCTGCCGGAGTGGTCAGGTGCCTTAACTCCCTAAAGCATTTGGGGCACTGCAAAACACTACGTAAACGG includes:
- the ZBTB7B gene encoding zinc finger and BTB domain-containing protein 7B translates to MGSPEDDLIGIPFPDHSSELLSCLNEQRQLGHLCDLTIRTQGLEYRTHRSVLAACSHYFKKLFTEGGGGAIMGAGGGGTASGGAGAGVCELDFVGPEALGALLEFAYTATLTTSSANMPAVLQAARLLEIPCVIAACMEILQGSGLEAPSPDEDDCERARQYLEAFAKATASGVPNGEDSPPHVPLPPPPPPPRPVARRSRKPRKAFLQTKGARANHLVPEVPTVPTHPLTYEEEEVAGRVGNSGGSGLGDSYSPPAGPASPLEGSLNYEAYEGEEEEEELVYPPAYGLAQGSGLPLSPEELGSDEDAIDPDLMAYLSSLHQDTLAPGLDGQDKLVRKRRSQMPQECPVCHKIIHGAGKLPRHMRTHTGEKPFACEVCGVRFTRNDKLKIHMRKHTGERPYSCPHCPARFLHSYDLKNHMHLHTGDRPYECHLCHKAFAKEDHLQRHLKGQNCLEVRTRRRRKDDAPPHYPPPSATTPSPAGLDLSNGHLDNFRLSLARLWEQSAPTGPPVSTPGPPDDDEEEGAPTTPQAEGAMESS